Proteins from one Pontibacter korlensis genomic window:
- a CDS encoding SusC/RagA family TonB-linked outer membrane protein, producing MKREKLHVWYMLLTLPLLGVVPGKGQAKAGPAATWHSSMLLPQAEAKETVSGRVTGENGEPLPGVTVLVKGTTIGTATNVDGSFALTVPDRNATLVFSYVGYVAQEVALNNRASVSVTLQPDNKALKEVVVVGYGTQNKSDVTGALSSVTEEQIQEVPVQNATQALQGRAAGVDIAQGTYRPGEMPSIRIRGNRSLLASNEPLYVVDGIPLAQGSSINDFNPQDIASIEILKDASSTAIYGARGANGVVLITTKRGRQGVTDVSYHGYVSFDSPLRKLDMFDGGEFAEFRREANRAIDGYSTLYPNPADDFKIFNQDPNMWESVAMGYEWVDLENKVPAMRPTTPEEKALYGVDEIPIYNGSNVRTTNWQDMALRTAVTQNHEVSISGGNEKVRVLFSGGYLDQEGIQLGQDYTRYNARLSLDYKVNNFITVGGSNNVSLSEQNYGVNMYGKAVDQIPIAVPYDADGNFILLPGGDINIVNPVLDPEAIVNERRTTRYFGSFYGELKFSDALKYRVNFGPDFRHRRTGVFQASESSERQGGTSYANNSQEQRFSYVLENLLFYDKKLKDHTIGLTLLQSIQNDRYESIGVSAIDLPYDSQLFYNIGSTNIGSPNGFGSNYSLVKLMSFMGRANYSFKDRYLVTLTGRYDGSSVLAPGNKWGFFPSVALGWKILEEPFMQNVSMFNQLKLRYSYGLTGNSAVGPYATTGTLGRTPYSWGDDAAFGYRPATIPTPGLGWEKTRQANLGLDFGILQGRIQGTVEVYRMNTTDLLMERAIPTASGFDNVWANVGATRNSGIEASLSTINVEAGNFAWSTDIVYFKNKEEITELYGGANDDVGNRWFIGKPVNVYYDYQFDGIWQDTPEDVEVLTRYRENGANTLQPGMIRVADTNGDNKFNADDYVYLGSTVPDWSGSINNTFSYKGLKLSVLVYARIGQMASANHYRATLASLSGRFPNLDVNYWTPQNPSNEYPQPRFNQEFPEYYSALMYQDASFVKIRNIALSYTLPTNLVSKVKAKTINLYFNAVNPFLFTDFNLLDPEGANGGDNLSAKSFVFGTRITL from the coding sequence ATGAAAAGGGAAAAACTACACGTATGGTACATGTTGCTGACCTTACCCCTGTTAGGGGTGGTGCCCGGCAAGGGGCAGGCGAAAGCAGGACCAGCAGCCACATGGCATTCGTCCATGCTCCTGCCCCAGGCTGAGGCAAAGGAAACTGTCTCTGGCCGCGTGACCGGGGAGAATGGAGAGCCTCTGCCCGGGGTGACGGTGCTGGTCAAGGGTACCACCATCGGCACGGCAACTAATGTGGACGGCAGCTTTGCCCTGACAGTCCCGGACAGGAACGCCACGCTGGTCTTCTCCTACGTCGGGTACGTGGCACAGGAGGTCGCGCTCAACAACAGGGCCTCCGTCAGCGTGACGCTCCAGCCGGACAACAAGGCGCTGAAAGAGGTGGTGGTGGTGGGCTATGGCACCCAAAACAAAAGCGATGTAACCGGGGCCCTGTCATCCGTTACCGAAGAGCAAATTCAGGAGGTGCCCGTGCAGAACGCCACGCAGGCCTTGCAGGGGCGTGCCGCTGGCGTGGACATCGCGCAGGGCACCTACCGGCCAGGAGAGATGCCCTCCATCCGGATCCGGGGCAACCGCTCGCTGCTGGCCTCGAACGAGCCGCTGTATGTGGTCGATGGTATTCCGCTTGCCCAGGGCAGCAGCATCAACGACTTTAACCCGCAGGATATCGCTTCCATCGAAATCCTGAAGGATGCCTCGTCCACGGCTATTTATGGAGCCAGAGGAGCCAACGGGGTGGTGCTGATCACGACGAAAAGAGGCCGCCAGGGTGTTACCGATGTTTCTTACCATGGATACGTAAGCTTTGATAGCCCGCTCCGGAAGCTGGACATGTTTGACGGCGGTGAGTTTGCCGAATTCAGGCGGGAGGCCAACCGGGCCATCGACGGCTACTCCACGCTTTACCCCAACCCGGCGGATGACTTCAAGATCTTTAACCAGGACCCGAATATGTGGGAGTCTGTGGCAATGGGCTACGAGTGGGTGGACCTGGAGAATAAGGTTCCGGCCATGCGCCCCACCACACCCGAGGAGAAAGCACTTTATGGGGTAGACGAGATTCCTATCTACAACGGATCAAATGTGCGCACCACCAACTGGCAGGACATGGCGCTCCGTACTGCCGTGACGCAGAATCATGAGGTGAGCATCAGCGGAGGCAATGAGAAGGTCAGGGTTCTGTTCTCAGGTGGCTACCTGGACCAGGAGGGCATACAGCTAGGGCAGGACTATACCCGCTACAATGCCCGGCTGAGCCTTGACTACAAGGTGAACAACTTTATCACGGTCGGGGGCTCCAATAACGTGAGCCTGAGCGAGCAGAACTATGGCGTGAACATGTACGGCAAGGCGGTGGACCAGATCCCGATCGCGGTGCCCTACGATGCCGACGGCAACTTTATTCTCCTGCCTGGCGGGGACATCAACATCGTAAACCCCGTGCTCGACCCGGAGGCCATCGTGAATGAGCGCCGGACAACGCGCTATTTCGGTAGCTTTTATGGAGAGCTGAAGTTCTCAGATGCCCTCAAGTACCGCGTGAACTTCGGCCCCGACTTCCGGCACCGGCGTACCGGCGTGTTCCAGGCCTCGGAGTCTTCCGAACGCCAGGGCGGCACGTCTTATGCGAACAACAGCCAGGAGCAGCGCTTCTCTTATGTGCTGGAAAACCTCTTGTTCTATGATAAAAAGCTCAAAGACCACACCATCGGGCTAACCTTGCTGCAAAGTATACAGAACGACCGGTACGAATCGATCGGCGTGTCAGCCATCGACCTGCCCTACGACAGCCAATTATTCTATAACATCGGGTCTACCAACATCGGCTCGCCCAACGGGTTTGGAAGCAACTATAGTTTGGTCAAGCTCATGTCCTTTATGGGAAGGGCGAACTACAGTTTCAAAGACCGCTACCTCGTAACCCTGACCGGCAGGTATGACGGCTCCTCGGTACTGGCCCCCGGCAATAAATGGGGCTTCTTCCCGTCCGTTGCGCTAGGGTGGAAGATCCTGGAAGAGCCCTTTATGCAGAACGTCAGCATGTTTAACCAGCTGAAGCTGCGCTACAGCTATGGCCTGACGGGCAACTCAGCTGTTGGCCCCTATGCGACGACGGGCACCTTGGGGCGCACGCCTTACTCCTGGGGGGATGATGCCGCTTTCGGTTACCGGCCGGCTACGATCCCCACGCCGGGCCTGGGCTGGGAGAAAACGCGGCAGGCAAACCTGGGGCTTGATTTTGGCATCCTGCAGGGCCGGATCCAGGGAACCGTGGAAGTATACCGCATGAACACAACAGACCTCTTGATGGAGCGTGCCATCCCGACTGCCTCCGGGTTTGACAACGTGTGGGCAAACGTGGGGGCCACCAGAAACTCCGGCATAGAGGCCTCTTTGTCCACAATCAACGTGGAGGCAGGGAACTTTGCCTGGAGCACAGACATCGTGTACTTTAAAAACAAGGAAGAGATTACCGAGCTGTACGGTGGGGCCAACGACGATGTCGGCAACCGCTGGTTTATCGGCAAACCCGTGAACGTGTACTACGACTACCAGTTTGACGGTATCTGGCAAGACACCCCGGAAGATGTGGAGGTATTGACCCGTTACCGCGAAAATGGGGCCAACACCCTGCAGCCAGGCATGATCCGGGTGGCCGATACGAACGGAGACAACAAGTTCAACGCAGACGATTACGTCTACCTGGGCTCCACCGTGCCGGACTGGTCGGGCAGCATCAACAACACCTTCTCTTACAAGGGCCTGAAGCTGTCGGTGCTGGTGTATGCCAGGATCGGGCAGATGGCCAGTGCCAACCACTACCGCGCCACGCTGGCCTCGCTCTCGGGCCGCTTCCCGAACCTGGACGTGAACTACTGGACGCCCCAAAACCCGAGCAACGAGTACCCACAGCCGCGGTTTAACCAGGAGTTCCCGGAGTATTACTCCGCGCTCATGTACCAGGATGCCTCCTTTGTGAAGATCCGCAACATCGCCTTGTCCTATACTTTGCCCACGAACCTGGTCTCCAAGGTAAAGGCCAAGACGATCAACCTGTACTTTAATGCGGTGAATCCTTTCCTGTTCACGGACTTCAACCTCCTGGACCCGGAAGGAGCCAACGGAGGGGACAACCTCAGCGCCAAGAGCTTTGTTTTCGGAACCAGAATAACCCTTTAA
- a CDS encoding glycoside hydrolase family protein, which yields MDRRKFLQLSALSPLLLSCAGHLAQARALGAADNTMASDFSKRLKPVGRALETEGYYVWGTSPIMGPDGKVHVFYSRWKAEKGMGGWINSSEIAHAVADTPESPFQYVSTVLAPRGEGHWDGTTCHNPHIKYIDGKYCLLYMGNSNRRTNTKRVGMAVADSPYGPWTRPDKPLLEAGPEGAWDDHCTSNPSFIKHPNGQYWLYYKSWNTSEYENYTDPKIRGNRKYGLAIAEKLEGPYRRYEGNPVLDYSGRGNNIQAEDGYVWHEGGRFKMVMRDMGIFNHQYGLYLESGNGTKWSEPQVAYYNTDHYFAQPPAPRHLSKYGRFERPQLLLQHGQPTHLFLTSQGGKYMTSSTYVFRIAPEKQIKKS from the coding sequence ATGGACAGACGCAAATTCTTACAGCTCAGTGCGCTCTCGCCTCTACTCTTATCCTGTGCCGGGCATCTGGCCCAGGCCAGGGCTTTGGGTGCTGCGGATAATACGATGGCCTCTGATTTCAGCAAGCGGCTAAAGCCGGTGGGCAGGGCTCTGGAAACGGAAGGCTATTACGTGTGGGGCACCAGCCCGATCATGGGGCCGGACGGCAAAGTGCATGTGTTTTACTCCCGGTGGAAAGCCGAAAAAGGCATGGGCGGCTGGATCAACAGCTCTGAGATAGCGCATGCCGTCGCCGATACCCCTGAGTCTCCCTTCCAATATGTTTCCACCGTGCTGGCACCCAGGGGCGAGGGACACTGGGATGGCACCACCTGCCATAACCCCCACATTAAGTACATAGACGGCAAATATTGCCTGTTGTACATGGGCAACTCCAACCGCCGCACCAACACCAAGCGGGTAGGAATGGCGGTAGCCGACTCCCCTTACGGCCCCTGGACAAGACCCGACAAGCCTTTACTGGAGGCAGGGCCGGAAGGGGCGTGGGACGATCACTGTACCTCTAACCCCAGCTTTATCAAGCACCCGAACGGGCAGTACTGGCTTTATTACAAGTCCTGGAACACGAGCGAGTACGAAAACTATACAGACCCGAAAATAAGAGGCAACCGCAAGTATGGCCTGGCCATTGCCGAAAAGCTGGAAGGGCCTTACAGGCGGTATGAGGGCAATCCTGTCCTGGATTACTCCGGCAGGGGGAACAACATACAGGCTGAGGACGGCTATGTGTGGCACGAGGGCGGCAGGTTTAAAATGGTGATGCGCGATATGGGCATCTTCAACCACCAGTACGGCCTGTACCTGGAGTCCGGGAACGGGACCAAGTGGAGTGAGCCACAGGTGGCCTATTATAACACCGACCATTACTTTGCGCAGCCGCCGGCCCCGAGGCACCTTTCCAAGTATGGCCGCTTTGAGCGCCCGCAGCTTTTACTGCAACACGGCCAGCCTACGCACTTGTTCCTGACCTCGCAGGGCGGCAAGTACATGACCTCTAGTACCTACGTGTTCCGGATCGCACCGGAAAAGCAAATAAAGAAGAGCTAA
- a CDS encoding RagB/SusD family nutrient uptake outer membrane protein, producing the protein MKRNTHNIKKLGACLLMLMTLGSCEDYLEETQVATLTYDHYTTQAGMEDLVRAAYEKTRIKYERGSSFMFFNYGVDTYTHGDQPSEYRYNVYNSDLNSSEGTVNQMWTDWYDGINRCNLGIKLIPGIEGTGLYRTEEGKNQRIAELRFLRGFYYFGLVQQFGAVPLLLEPSEGVKLEFTRTPVPAVYEAIINDLRFAAEHLPLNQSDYGRATKGAAEHYLAKVYLTRGSAVEDERGQKPTDMDSAAYYAESVINSGVYQLEQDFADLWDINNRQSVETVFSTQFNSDPIQQGARGNWTHLYFIMYYDNEPGMKRDVLNGRPYRRVKPTDYTLDVFDRKNDSRFYKSFKLAYISNNAASIPSWTSQYAPSQDLVGQPKYEVGDTAVYLVVNTPETALTQEEINRTPYKVYARYYTDASGNLQQGFSRGKFPTLLKHLDPLRPDINERKGSRDGVYARLGETYLIAAEAYGRMGNLAKAFELVNVLRQRAAYKAGEQKPAQYWQVEGGAKGDQSSTYEAIMVTDDVLSDPGELYPPTASSTEQRFIHFMLNERARELSGEFHRWEDLVRTELLIDRARHFNQDAVNIQDYHKLRPIPQSHLDRIYRDGAPLTPDAKAAEQNPGY; encoded by the coding sequence ATGAAAAGAAATACACACAACATAAAAAAGCTCGGCGCTTGCCTCCTCATGCTGATGACCCTGGGCTCCTGTGAGGATTACCTGGAAGAAACGCAGGTCGCCACCCTGACCTATGACCATTACACCACCCAGGCAGGCATGGAAGACCTGGTGCGGGCCGCCTATGAGAAAACCCGCATCAAGTATGAGCGCGGCTCTTCGTTTATGTTTTTCAACTACGGCGTAGATACCTACACCCACGGCGACCAGCCCTCCGAGTACCGCTACAATGTCTACAACTCGGACCTGAACTCCTCTGAGGGTACTGTCAACCAGATGTGGACCGACTGGTACGACGGGATCAACCGCTGCAACCTGGGCATCAAACTTATTCCGGGCATAGAGGGCACCGGCCTTTACCGTACCGAGGAGGGCAAGAACCAACGGATAGCGGAGCTGCGCTTTCTCAGGGGCTTTTACTACTTTGGTTTGGTGCAGCAGTTTGGCGCCGTTCCCTTACTACTCGAGCCAAGCGAGGGCGTAAAGCTGGAGTTTACCCGAACCCCGGTGCCTGCCGTGTATGAGGCAATCATCAACGACCTGCGGTTTGCGGCAGAGCACCTGCCGCTCAACCAGAGCGATTATGGCAGGGCCACCAAAGGAGCCGCCGAGCACTACCTGGCCAAAGTATACCTGACCAGGGGCAGCGCCGTGGAGGATGAGCGCGGCCAGAAACCCACGGACATGGACAGTGCGGCCTACTATGCCGAGTCGGTGATCAACTCCGGGGTGTACCAGTTGGAGCAGGACTTTGCCGACCTGTGGGACATCAACAACAGGCAGAGCGTAGAGACGGTCTTTTCAACGCAGTTCAACTCCGACCCGATCCAGCAAGGAGCCAGGGGTAACTGGACCCACCTCTACTTTATCATGTACTATGACAATGAGCCCGGCATGAAGCGCGATGTGCTCAACGGGCGTCCCTACCGCAGGGTCAAACCAACCGACTATACCCTCGATGTATTTGACCGGAAAAACGACTCCCGCTTTTACAAGAGCTTTAAGCTGGCCTACATCAGCAACAATGCCGCCAGCATTCCTTCCTGGACCTCGCAGTACGCGCCTTCGCAGGACTTGGTGGGCCAGCCAAAGTATGAGGTAGGAGACACGGCTGTTTACCTGGTGGTGAACACGCCAGAGACAGCACTGACGCAGGAGGAAATCAACAGGACTCCGTACAAGGTGTATGCGCGCTATTATACCGATGCCTCCGGTAACCTGCAGCAGGGCTTCTCACGGGGCAAGTTTCCGACGCTCCTCAAACACCTGGATCCCTTGAGGCCAGACATCAACGAACGGAAGGGCTCCCGGGACGGCGTGTATGCCCGGCTTGGCGAAACCTACCTTATTGCAGCGGAAGCCTACGGCAGGATGGGGAACCTGGCCAAAGCCTTTGAACTGGTAAATGTGCTGCGCCAGCGTGCGGCTTATAAAGCCGGAGAGCAGAAGCCAGCACAATACTGGCAGGTAGAGGGTGGAGCCAAGGGCGACCAAAGCAGCACCTATGAGGCTATCATGGTCACCGATGACGTGTTATCTGACCCAGGGGAGCTGTACCCGCCTACAGCTTCCTCCACAGAACAGCGGTTCATACATTTTATGCTCAACGAGCGTGCCCGTGAGCTGTCCGGGGAATTTCACCGGTGGGAGGATTTGGTGCGTACTGAGTTGCTCATCGACAGGGCACGTCACTTTAACCAGGATGCCGTCAACATTCAGGATTACCATAAGCTGCGCCCGATTCCGCAGTCCCACCTGGACAGGATCTACCGCGACGGAGCGCCCCTAACACCGGATGCAAAAGCGGCAGAGCAGAACCCCGGATACTAA
- a CDS encoding glycoside hydrolase family 28 protein: MKRKKQKYKTLGTPLALTFALLLVLLNACKSSESQQEAATEDPWKELENIRAQIKAPTFPDRDFPITAYGAVEGGEVKNTEAFQKAIQACHEAGGGRVVVPAGTFLTGAIHLKSNVNLHLQDEATILFSRDTADYLPVVFTRWEGMELMNYSPFIYAYEQENIAITGNGTLDGNANNEYWWPWCGAKRYGWEEGTPKQTTDRNQLHEQNHQEQDPRTRIYGAGHYLRPQFVQPYKCKNVLISGVKMINSPMWNLNPVLCENVTIEKVRIVSLGPNNDGCDPESSKNVLIKDCYFDTGDDCIAIKSGRNHDGRRINKPSENIIIEGCEMKEGHGGVVIGSEISGGARNIYALNLTMDSPNLDRVLRIKTSSRRGGVIENIFMKDVKVGTYKEAAVKCNMFYEEPGEHMPTIRNVLVENLQVEDGGKYAVLVKAYEESPVENLRLVNCTINGVDEPLQVDHVQNMTFRNVIINKQAYELEKPVASKK; encoded by the coding sequence ATGAAAAGAAAGAAGCAAAAGTATAAAACCCTAGGAACGCCCCTGGCGCTAACCTTTGCCTTGCTTTTGGTGTTGCTCAACGCCTGCAAGAGCTCCGAGAGCCAACAGGAAGCTGCCACGGAAGACCCTTGGAAGGAACTGGAGAACATCCGCGCGCAGATAAAGGCTCCGACGTTTCCGGACAGGGATTTCCCCATCACCGCATATGGCGCTGTGGAAGGGGGAGAGGTGAAAAACACCGAGGCCTTTCAAAAGGCCATACAAGCCTGCCACGAGGCGGGCGGTGGGCGGGTGGTGGTGCCTGCCGGCACCTTCCTGACCGGGGCCATCCACCTGAAGAGCAACGTGAACCTGCACCTGCAGGATGAGGCCACCATCCTTTTCAGCCGCGACACGGCCGACTACCTGCCGGTGGTGTTTACCCGCTGGGAGGGCATGGAGCTGATGAACTACTCCCCTTTTATCTATGCCTACGAGCAGGAGAACATCGCCATTACCGGCAACGGGACACTGGACGGCAACGCCAACAACGAGTACTGGTGGCCCTGGTGCGGTGCCAAGCGCTACGGCTGGGAAGAAGGCACGCCTAAACAGACCACGGACCGCAACCAGTTGCACGAGCAAAACCACCAGGAACAGGACCCGCGCACCAGGATTTATGGTGCCGGCCATTACCTGCGCCCGCAGTTTGTGCAGCCCTACAAGTGCAAAAACGTGCTCATCAGCGGCGTGAAGATGATCAACTCCCCTATGTGGAACCTGAACCCGGTACTGTGCGAGAACGTGACGATCGAGAAAGTGCGCATCGTGTCGCTGGGGCCAAACAACGACGGTTGCGACCCGGAGTCCTCCAAAAACGTGCTTATCAAAGACTGTTACTTTGATACCGGCGATGACTGCATCGCCATCAAATCAGGACGCAACCACGACGGCAGAAGAATCAACAAGCCCTCAGAGAACATCATCATCGAAGGCTGCGAAATGAAAGAGGGGCATGGCGGCGTGGTGATCGGCAGCGAGATCTCTGGCGGGGCCCGCAATATTTACGCCCTGAACCTGACCATGGACAGCCCAAACCTGGACCGCGTGCTGCGCATCAAGACAAGCTCGCGGCGCGGCGGCGTGATCGAAAATATTTTCATGAAAGACGTGAAGGTGGGAACCTATAAGGAGGCTGCCGTCAAGTGTAATATGTTCTATGAAGAGCCCGGCGAGCACATGCCCACTATCCGCAACGTGTTAGTTGAAAACCTGCAGGTAGAGGACGGGGGAAAATATGCCGTGCTGGTTAAGGCATACGAGGAGTCTCCGGTAGAGAACCTGCGCCTGGTCAACTGCACCATCAATGGCGTGGACGAGCCGCTACAGGTGGACCATGTTCAAAATATGACCTTCAGGAACGTCATTATCAACAAGCAAGCGTACGAACTGGAGAAGCCTGTTGCCAGCAAGAAATAA
- a CDS encoding glycoside hydrolase family 88/105 protein, which produces MMRTILFKLRKQRCPGLLLALLLPLTASTPPAGDTTIPASLKWSERMALSIQKNNPEPWMIEFSKKPVWSYPQGLVLHAFEKLWRQKQDPQYLAYIKAYADLMINEDGTINTYDVGTFNIDMLNSGKILFNLYEQTGDEKYKKAIVRLRNQLKWQPRTTEGGYWHKLRYPWQMWLDGAYMGSPFLAQYAQTFNDKAAFDEVALQLMLLEQHLRDPKTGLLYHGWDESKLQVWANPKTGTSPNFWGRAMGWYAMAVVDVLDFFPPDHPKRKDIEAILQRLAPALQKYQDAASGLWYQVVDQGGREGNYLEASASSMFVYALAKGANKGYLDKRYRKVAEKGFKGLTEKLIQVQPDGEVNLTQVCAVAGLSADRDGSYAYYVNEKIRTDDPKGTGPFILASLELNK; this is translated from the coding sequence ATGATGCGAACGATACTTTTCAAGCTTAGAAAACAACGATGTCCTGGTCTGTTGCTGGCCCTGTTGCTTCCTTTAACGGCAAGCACGCCGCCGGCAGGGGACACGACCATTCCGGCTTCACTGAAGTGGTCGGAGCGGATGGCGCTGTCGATTCAGAAGAACAACCCCGAACCCTGGATGATCGAGTTCTCCAAAAAGCCGGTGTGGAGCTATCCGCAGGGGCTGGTGCTGCATGCCTTCGAAAAGCTGTGGCGGCAGAAGCAGGACCCGCAGTACCTGGCCTATATCAAAGCTTACGCTGACCTGATGATCAACGAGGACGGCACGATCAACACCTATGATGTGGGCACCTTCAACATAGACATGCTCAACTCCGGCAAAATACTCTTTAACCTCTATGAACAGACCGGGGACGAGAAGTATAAGAAAGCGATCGTGCGGCTGCGCAACCAGCTCAAGTGGCAGCCCCGCACCACGGAAGGCGGCTACTGGCACAAGCTGCGCTATCCCTGGCAGATGTGGCTCGACGGGGCCTACATGGGCAGCCCTTTCCTGGCGCAGTACGCCCAAACATTCAACGATAAAGCAGCTTTTGACGAAGTGGCCCTGCAGCTGATGCTTCTGGAGCAGCACCTGCGCGACCCAAAGACCGGTTTGCTTTACCACGGTTGGGATGAGAGCAAGCTGCAGGTATGGGCCAATCCCAAGACAGGTACCTCGCCTAATTTCTGGGGACGGGCGATGGGCTGGTATGCCATGGCCGTGGTGGATGTGCTCGACTTCTTCCCGCCCGATCACCCGAAACGAAAAGACATAGAGGCGATCCTGCAGCGCCTGGCGCCGGCCCTGCAAAAGTACCAGGATGCTGCCTCAGGCCTATGGTACCAGGTAGTGGACCAGGGAGGCCGGGAAGGAAATTACCTGGAGGCCTCTGCCTCGAGTATGTTTGTGTATGCCCTGGCCAAAGGCGCCAACAAGGGTTACCTGGACAAACGCTACCGCAAGGTGGCCGAGAAGGGTTTTAAAGGTCTCACCGAGAAGCTGATACAGGTGCAGCCGGACGGGGAGGTAAACCTGACGCAGGTATGCGCTGTGGCGGGCCTGAGTGCTGACCGCGATGGCTCTTATGCGTACTACGTGAACGAGAAAATCAGAACAGACGATCCTAAGGGCACGGGGCCTTTCATACTGGCTAGCCTGGAACTAAACAAGTAA